The following proteins are encoded in a genomic region of Rattus rattus isolate New Zealand chromosome 2, Rrattus_CSIRO_v1, whole genome shotgun sequence:
- the Ppp2r2d gene encoding serine/threonine-protein phosphatase 2A 55 kDa regulatory subunit B delta isoform isoform X1, giving the protein MAGAGGGGCPTGGNDFQWCFSQVKGAVDEDVAEADIISTVEFNYSGDLLATGDKGGRVVIFQREQENKGRAHSRGEYNVYSTFQSHEPEFDYLKSLEIEEKINKIRWLPQQNAAHFLLSTNDKTIKLWKISERDKRAEGYNLKDEDGRLRDPFRITALRVPILKPMDLMVEASPRRIFANAHTYHINSISVNSDHETYLSADDLRINLWHLEITDRSFNIVDIKPANMEELTEVITAAEFHPHQCNVFVYSSSKGTIRLCDMRSSALCDRHAKFFEEPEDPSSRSFFSEIISSISDVKFSHSGRYMMTRDYLSVKVWDLNMEGRPVETHQVHEYLRSKLCSLYENDCIFDKFECCWNGSDSAIMTGSYNNFFRMFDRNTRRDVTLEASRENSKPRASLKPRKVCTGGKRKKDEISVDSLDFNKKILHTAWHPMESIIAVAATNNLYIFQDKIN; this is encoded by the exons CCGACATCATCTCCACCGTTGAGTTTAACTACTCTGGAGACCTTCTTGCAACAGGAGACAAAGGTGGCAGAGTTGTTATTTTCCAACGGGAACAAGAG AATAAAGGCCGCGCTCACTCTAGGGGAGAGTACAATGTTTACAGTACCTTTCAGAGTCATGAGCCAGAGTTTGACTATTTGAAAAGTctagaaattgaagaaaaaattaataaaatcaggtGGTTACCGCAACAGAATGCTGCTCATTTTCTACTCTCTACAAATG ataaaacTATTAAATTATGGAAAATAAGTGAACGAGATAAAAGAGCAGAAGGTTATAACTTGAAAGATGAAGATGGACGACTTCGAGACCCATTTAGAATTACGGCACTACGG GTTCCAATATTGAAGCCCATGGACCTTATGGTAGAAGCAAGTCCACGACGAATTTTTGCAAATGCTCATACATATCACATAAATTCCATTTCAGTAAATAGTGATCATGAAACATATCTCTCTGCAGATGATCTGAGAATTAACCTATGGCATTTAGAAATCACAGATAGAAGCTTCA ACATTGTGGACATCAAGCCTGCTAACATGGAGGAGCTGACAGAAGTCATCACTGCCGCAGAGTTCCACCCACACCAGTGCAATGTATTCGTCTACAGCAGCAGCAAGGGGACCATCAGGCTGTGTGACATGcgttcttctgccctctgtgatAGGCATGCCAAGT tttttgaagAGCCAGAAGATCCCAGCAGTAGATCCTTTTTCTCAGAAATAATCTCATCTATATCTGATGTCAAGTTCAGCCACAGTGGTCGATACATGATGACCAGAGACTATCTGTCGGTGAAGGTATGGGACCTCAACATGGAGGGCAGGCCTGTCGAGACCCACCAGGTACATGAGTACCTACGAAGCAAGCTCTGCTCCTTGTATGAGAATGACTGCATCTTTGACAAGTTCGAGTGCTGCTGGAATGGTTCAGACAG TGCCATTATGACGGGGTCCTACAACAACTTCTTTAGAATGTTTGATAGAAACACTCGGAGGGATGTTACACTGGAAGCCTCGAGAGAGAACAGCAAGCCCCGAGCGAGCCTGAAGCCCCGGAAAGTGTGCACAGGGGGtaagaggaagaaggatgagaTTAGCGTGGACAGTTTGGACTTCAATAAGAAGATCCTTCACACAGCCTGGCACCCCATGGAGAGCATTATTGCTGTAGCTGCCACCAATAACTTGTatatattccaggacaaaatTAATTAA
- the Ppp2r2d gene encoding serine/threonine-protein phosphatase 2A 55 kDa regulatory subunit B delta isoform isoform X2, with the protein MDLMVEASPRRIFANAHTYHINSISVNSDHETYLSADDLRINLWHLEITDRSFNIVDIKPANMEELTEVITAAEFHPHQCNVFVYSSSKGTIRLCDMRSSALCDRHAKFFEEPEDPSSRSFFSEIISSISDVKFSHSGRYMMTRDYLSVKVWDLNMEGRPVETHQVHEYLRSKLCSLYENDCIFDKFECCWNGSDSAIMTGSYNNFFRMFDRNTRRDVTLEASRENSKPRASLKPRKVCTGGKRKKDEISVDSLDFNKKILHTAWHPMESIIAVAATNNLYIFQDKIN; encoded by the exons ATGGACCTTATGGTAGAAGCAAGTCCACGACGAATTTTTGCAAATGCTCATACATATCACATAAATTCCATTTCAGTAAATAGTGATCATGAAACATATCTCTCTGCAGATGATCTGAGAATTAACCTATGGCATTTAGAAATCACAGATAGAAGCTTCA ACATTGTGGACATCAAGCCTGCTAACATGGAGGAGCTGACAGAAGTCATCACTGCCGCAGAGTTCCACCCACACCAGTGCAATGTATTCGTCTACAGCAGCAGCAAGGGGACCATCAGGCTGTGTGACATGcgttcttctgccctctgtgatAGGCATGCCAAGT tttttgaagAGCCAGAAGATCCCAGCAGTAGATCCTTTTTCTCAGAAATAATCTCATCTATATCTGATGTCAAGTTCAGCCACAGTGGTCGATACATGATGACCAGAGACTATCTGTCGGTGAAGGTATGGGACCTCAACATGGAGGGCAGGCCTGTCGAGACCCACCAGGTACATGAGTACCTACGAAGCAAGCTCTGCTCCTTGTATGAGAATGACTGCATCTTTGACAAGTTCGAGTGCTGCTGGAATGGTTCAGACAG TGCCATTATGACGGGGTCCTACAACAACTTCTTTAGAATGTTTGATAGAAACACTCGGAGGGATGTTACACTGGAAGCCTCGAGAGAGAACAGCAAGCCCCGAGCGAGCCTGAAGCCCCGGAAAGTGTGCACAGGGGGtaagaggaagaaggatgagaTTAGCGTGGACAGTTTGGACTTCAATAAGAAGATCCTTCACACAGCCTGGCACCCCATGGAGAGCATTATTGCTGTAGCTGCCACCAATAACTTGTatatattccaggacaaaatTAATTAA